One Lemur catta isolate mLemCat1 chromosome 15, mLemCat1.pri, whole genome shotgun sequence genomic window carries:
- the SP6 gene encoding transcription factor Sp6, which yields MLTAVCGSLGSQHTDAPRASPPRLDLQPLQTYQGHTSPEAGDYPSPLQPGELQSLPLGPEVDFSQGYELPGASSRVTCEDLESDSPLAPGPFSKLLQPDMSHHYESWFRPTHPGTEDGSWWDLHPGTSWMDLPHTQGALTSPGHPGALQAGLGGYVGDHQLCAPPPHPHPHHLLPPAGGQHLLGPPDGAKALEAAAPESQGLDSSLDGAARPKGSRRSVPRSSGQTVCRCPNCLEAERLGAPCGPDGGKKKHLHNCHIPGCGKAYAKTSHLKAHLRWHSGDRPFVCNWLFCGKRFTRSDELQRHLQTHTGTKKFPCAVCSRVFMRSDHLAKHMKTHEGAKEEAGGVAPGEGKASCAVEPPGGKGKREAEGSAAPSN from the coding sequence ATGCTAACCGCTGTCTGCGGCTCTCTGGGCAGCCAGCACACGGACGCGCCTCGCGCCTCCCCGCCGCGCCTTGACCTGCAGCCTCTCCAAACATACCAGGGCCATACGAGCCCGGAGGCCGGGGACTACCCCTCCCCGCTGCAGCCTGGAGAGCTGCAGAGCCTCCCGCTGGGCCCGGAGGTGGACTTCTCACAAGGCTATGAGCTGCCAGGGGCCTCCTCGCGGGTAACCTGCGAGGACCTGGAAAGCGACAGTCCCTTGGCCCCGGGACCCTTTTCCAAGCTCCTGCAGCCGGACATGTCACACCATTATGAATCATGGTTCCGGCCAACTCATCCAGGCACGGAGGATGGCTCGTGGTGGGACCTTCATCCGGGCACCAGCTGGATGGACCTCCCCCACACTCAGGGCGCGCTGACCTCACCTGGCCACCCGGGGGCGCTTCAGGCTGGCTTAGGGGGCTACGTCGGAGACCACCAGCTTTGTGCCCCGCCACCCCACCCGCATCCGCACCATCTTCTCCCGCCTGCCGGAGGGCAGCATCTCCTGGGGCCCCCCGACGGGGCGAAGGCCTTGGAAGCGGCCGCCCCGGAGTCCCAAGGGCTGGATTCCAGTCTGGACGGGGCGGCCCGGCCCAAAGGCTCCCGGCGGTCAGTGCCCCGCAGCTCAGGCCAGACCGTGTGTCGCTGCCCCAACTGTCTGGAGGCGGAGCGACTAGGGGCTCCGTGTGGGCCTGATGGGGGCAAGAAGAAGCATTTGCACAATTGCCACATTCCGGGCTGCGGGAAAGCCTATGCCAAGACGTCACACCTGAAGGCACACCTGCGCTGGCACAGCGGCGACCGTCCCTTCGTGTGCAACTGGCTGTTCTGCGGCAAGCGCTTCACGCGCTCCGACGAGCTGCAACGCCACCTCCAGACCCACACCGGCACCAAGAAGTTCCCCTGTGCAGTTTGCAGCCGGGTCTTCATGCGCAGCGACCACCTGGCCAAGCACATGAAAACCCACGAGGGCGCCAAAGAGGAGGCTGGCGGGGTGGCCCCCGGCGAGGGCAAGGCCAGCTGCGCCGTGGAGCCCCCCGGGGGCAAAGGCAAACGGGAGGCCGAGGGCAGCGCGGCTCCTTCCAACTGA
- the SCRN2 gene encoding secernin-2 isoform X2: MASSSPDAPRSCDCFVSVPPASAIPAVIFAKNSDRPRDEVQEVVFVPAGTHTPGSQLQCTYIEVEQVPKTHAVILSRPSWLWGAEMGANEHGVCIGNEAVWTKEPVGEGEALLGMDLLRLALERSSSSQEALRVITDLLERYGQGGSCREDPAPFSYHNTFLLADRTEAWVLETAGRLWAAQRIPEGARNISNQLSIGTDISAEHPELRTHAQAQGWWGGQGTFDFAQVFSLARQPVRMEAAKARFRAGRELLRQQPGGITAEVMMGILRDKESGICMDSGGFRTTASMVSILPRDPTQPCVHFLTATPDPSRSVFKPFIFGVGAAQAPQVLSPTFGAQDPVRTLPRFQTQVDRRHALYRGHQAALGLMESDQDRGQQLQQKQRDLERDGLEAVRGLLAGEWAPPPQELGCLFQTFVERERQAYT; this comes from the exons aTGGCATCGTCGAGCCCTGACGCCCCACGTTCCTGCGACTGCTTTGTCTCCGTGCCCCCGGCCTCAGCCATCCCAGCCGTGATCTTTGCCAAGAACTCCGACCGACCCCGGGACGAGGTGCAGGAGGTGGTGTTTGTACCAGCAGGCACTCACACCCCTGGGAGCCAGCTGCAG TGCACCTACATTGAGGTGGAACAGGTGCCGAAGACGCATGCTGTGATTCTGAGCCGCCCTTCTTGGCTGTGGGGGGCTGAGATGGGTGCCAACGAGCACGGTGTCTGCATTGGCAATGAGGCTGTGTGGACCAAGGAGCCAGTTGGAGAGGGGGAAGCCCTGCTGGGCATGGACCTACTCAG GCTGGCTTTAGAACGGAGCAGCTCCTCCCAGGAAGCCTTGCGTGTGATCACAGACTTGCTGGAGCGCTATGGGCAGGGGGGCAGCTGCCGGGAAGACCCTGCACCATTCTCCTACCACAACACCTTCCTGCTGGCTGACCGCACTGAGGCGTGGGTCCTGGAGACCGCTGGGAGGCTCTGGGCTGCACAGAGGATCCCGG AGGGGGCCCGCAACATCTCCAACCAGCTGAGCATTGGCACGGACATCTCGGCCGAACACCCGGAGCTTCGGACCcatgcccaggcccagggctggtggGGGGGTCAGGGCACCTTTGACTTTGCTCAGGTCTTCTCCCTGGCCCGGCAGCCTGTGCGCATGGAGGCTGCCAAGGCCCGCTTCCGGGCTGGGCGGGAGCTGCTGCGGCAACAGCCAG GCGGCATCACAGCAGAGGTGATGATGGGCATCCTCAGGGACAAGGAGAGTGGCATCTGTATGGACTCAGGAGGCTTCCGCACCACCGCCAGCATGGTGTCCATCCTGCCCCGGGATCCCACACAGCCCTGCGTGCACTTCCTCACTGCCACACCTGACCCATCCAG GTCAGTGTTCAAACCTTTCATCTTCGGGGTGGGGGCAGCCCAGGCCCCCCAGGTGCTGTCTCCCACTTTTGGAGCACAGGACCCTGTTCGGACCCTGCCGCGATTCCAGACTCAGGTGGATCGCCGGCACGCCCTCTACCGTGGACACCAGGCGGCCCTGGGGCTGATGGAGAGTGATCAG GACCGGGGGCAGCAGCTCCAGCAGAAGCAGCGGGATCTGGAGCGGGACGGCCTGGAGGCCGTGCGGGGGCTGCTGGCTGGCGAGTGGGCCCCACCCCCCCAGGAGCTGGGCTGCCTCTTCCAGACCTTCGTGGAGAGGGAGCGCCAGGCGTACACCTGA
- the SCRN2 gene encoding secernin-2 isoform X1 produces the protein MASSSPDAPRSCDCFVSVPPASAIPAVIFAKNSDRPRDEVQEVVFVPAGTHTPGSQLQCTYIEVEQVPKTHAVILSRPSWLWGAEMGANEHGVCIGNEAVWTKEPVGEGEALLGMDLLRLALERSSSSQEALRVITDLLERYGQGGSCREDPAPFSYHNTFLLADRTEAWVLETAGRLWAAQRIPEGARNISNQLSIGTDISAEHPELRTHAQAQGWWGGQGTFDFAQVFSLARQPVRMEAAKARFRAGRELLRQQPAGGITAEVMMGILRDKESGICMDSGGFRTTASMVSILPRDPTQPCVHFLTATPDPSRSVFKPFIFGVGAAQAPQVLSPTFGAQDPVRTLPRFQTQVDRRHALYRGHQAALGLMESDQDRGQQLQQKQRDLERDGLEAVRGLLAGEWAPPPQELGCLFQTFVERERQAYT, from the exons aTGGCATCGTCGAGCCCTGACGCCCCACGTTCCTGCGACTGCTTTGTCTCCGTGCCCCCGGCCTCAGCCATCCCAGCCGTGATCTTTGCCAAGAACTCCGACCGACCCCGGGACGAGGTGCAGGAGGTGGTGTTTGTACCAGCAGGCACTCACACCCCTGGGAGCCAGCTGCAG TGCACCTACATTGAGGTGGAACAGGTGCCGAAGACGCATGCTGTGATTCTGAGCCGCCCTTCTTGGCTGTGGGGGGCTGAGATGGGTGCCAACGAGCACGGTGTCTGCATTGGCAATGAGGCTGTGTGGACCAAGGAGCCAGTTGGAGAGGGGGAAGCCCTGCTGGGCATGGACCTACTCAG GCTGGCTTTAGAACGGAGCAGCTCCTCCCAGGAAGCCTTGCGTGTGATCACAGACTTGCTGGAGCGCTATGGGCAGGGGGGCAGCTGCCGGGAAGACCCTGCACCATTCTCCTACCACAACACCTTCCTGCTGGCTGACCGCACTGAGGCGTGGGTCCTGGAGACCGCTGGGAGGCTCTGGGCTGCACAGAGGATCCCGG AGGGGGCCCGCAACATCTCCAACCAGCTGAGCATTGGCACGGACATCTCGGCCGAACACCCGGAGCTTCGGACCcatgcccaggcccagggctggtggGGGGGTCAGGGCACCTTTGACTTTGCTCAGGTCTTCTCCCTGGCCCGGCAGCCTGTGCGCATGGAGGCTGCCAAGGCCCGCTTCCGGGCTGGGCGGGAGCTGCTGCGGCAACAGCCAG CAGGCGGCATCACAGCAGAGGTGATGATGGGCATCCTCAGGGACAAGGAGAGTGGCATCTGTATGGACTCAGGAGGCTTCCGCACCACCGCCAGCATGGTGTCCATCCTGCCCCGGGATCCCACACAGCCCTGCGTGCACTTCCTCACTGCCACACCTGACCCATCCAG GTCAGTGTTCAAACCTTTCATCTTCGGGGTGGGGGCAGCCCAGGCCCCCCAGGTGCTGTCTCCCACTTTTGGAGCACAGGACCCTGTTCGGACCCTGCCGCGATTCCAGACTCAGGTGGATCGCCGGCACGCCCTCTACCGTGGACACCAGGCGGCCCTGGGGCTGATGGAGAGTGATCAG GACCGGGGGCAGCAGCTCCAGCAGAAGCAGCGGGATCTGGAGCGGGACGGCCTGGAGGCCGTGCGGGGGCTGCTGGCTGGCGAGTGGGCCCCACCCCCCCAGGAGCTGGGCTGCCTCTTCCAGACCTTCGTGGAGAGGGAGCGCCAGGCGTACACCTGA
- the LRRC46 gene encoding leucine-rich repeat-containing protein 46: MPGGKLAQSPEEGGFCITEALITKRNLTFPEDEELSEKMFHTLAELQTVRLDREGITSIRNLEALQSLHSLYLQANKIRRIENLACVPSLRFLSLAGNQIRQVENLVDLPCLQFLDLSENLIETLKLDEFPLSLLILNLTGNSCTKQDGYRELVTEALPLLLDLDGQPVLERWASDEEDEASGEGDEASGEDDEEFPELSGPFCSERGFLQDLEQEMSRHQAHRQQAALTEHLLRMETQPVLTDLPLLPGVPMAGDSSPSATPRQGKETPPEAASSPQAASPTKKASILVPRGQQSSVQARKGVQVAAAPKASLVGVPSTSKTTTKKIKK; this comes from the exons ATGCCTGGAG GTAAGCTTGCCCAGAGTCCAGAGGAAGGCGGCTTCTGCATTACTGAAGCCCTCATCACTAAGCGGAACTTGACCTTCCCTGAGGATGAAGAACTGTCAGAGAAGAT GTTTCACACTCTTGCTGAACTGCAGACGGTCCGCCTAGACCGGGAGGGGATTACCAGTATCAGGAACTTAGAGGCCCTCCAGAGTCTTCACAGCCTCTATCTGCAAGCG AATAAGATCCGGCGAATTGAGAACCTGGCTTGTGTCCCCTCCTTGCG CTTCCTGTCTCTGGCAGGAAACCAAATCAGGCAGGTGGAAAACCTGGTCGACCTCCCGTGCCTCCAGTTTCTGGACCTTTCTGAGAACCTGATAGAAACACTGAAGCTGG ATGAGTTCCCCCTGAGCCTGCTCATCCTCAACCTGACTGGAAACAGCTGCACCAAGCAGGACGGCTACCG GGAGCTGGTGACAGAAGCCCTGCCGCTGCTCCTGGACCTGGACGGGCAGCCTGTGTTGGAGCGCTGGGCCTCGGACGAGGAGGATGAAGCTTCAGGGGAGGGGGATGAAGCCTCTGGCGAGGACGATGAAGAGTTTCCGGAGCTGAGTGGCCCATTCTGCTCAGAGCGAG GCTTCCTCCAGGACCTGGAGCAGGAGATGAGCAGGCACCAGGCGCACAGGCAGCAGGCAGCCCTGACAGAGCACCTTCTGAGGATGGAGACCCAGCCCGTCCTCACAGACTTGCCCCTGCTGCCCGGGGTGCCCATGGCTGGGGACAGCAGCCCTTCGGCCACTCCCAGGCAAGGGAAGGAGACACCCCCTGAGGCTGCCTCCTCACCCCAGGCCGCCTCACCCACCAAGAAAGCAAGCATTCTGGTTCCCAGGGGCCAGCAAAGCTCTGTCCAGGCCAGGAAGGGGGTCCAAGTAGCTGCAGCCCCCAAGGCCTCTCTGGTTGGGGTCCCCAGCACAAGCAAAACTACAACcaagaaaatcaagaaatga